The Gracilibacillus caseinilyticus genome segment CCTAAATTCACTTTTACATTTGAAACAAATTGTAGTTGAAATATTACCGAGACGCCCCCGAACAGGCAAGCTATGCACATACACAATAAAATAAAACGATTATTCTTATGTAGTAAAATATCAGCCAAATGATGAACAACGACATAGCAAAAATAGAGAAAGAAATACATGGAGATAAAAACATGTGGAATATGGGGGTTCCCATTACCTGAACTGACTTGAGGCGGGACTGTCATGACGTCATAAATCAGATAAAAATTCACCGCATGATAAAAAAAATTTACATAGGCAATTTTTTTATTTAATCTCTTCGTTTTCATCGTCTTTCTTAATTGAATAGTCACCATAATCCCCAATGCTAAATATCCAAACAAAAGCAATAAAATGAAACTGTCCGGCAATCCACTTAGTAAATCATCCATTTTTCTCCTCCTAATAGACTTTACTAGAAAACTTGACTTATCTTCTTTCCATTCGACATCAATATAATTTGTAAACTCTTTCGAAATCAAGAAAAATCCGCAGATATTTCGTCGACTTATTTTAACGTATTTTGTTCCTTAACATATGGCAGATAGAAAAATAGACCGACAGCTAAAACAAACGACATTAAGCCAAAAACAATCCACCACTTTTTCATCTCATCACCGTGAAATCATTTTGTTTTATTTTACCATATTCATACACCAAAAGAACCCTTCTTGTTAATAAATAACAAAAAGGGTTCCTGCAACTACTCCACAAGCCTGCTATCCTTTGACTTACGAGCAGTATGTTCTATTCGTTTCGCTAATAATGGTTTTAACAACACTCCGATAACAAGGGCAATGATCAGGAAAACAAGCAGCATCAGTATGTTTGTCCAGGCAACCTCCGGAATAATACCACCAACCGCTTCCCTTAGCAAATCAATCCCATAGGTGAATGGCATAAAAGGGTGCAACGCTTGGAAAAATGGTGGAGCTACTTCAATTGGAAAAGTCCCTCCTCCACTGGATAACTGTAAGACTAACAGTACAATCATCAAGGCTTTACCAATATTCCCCAATATCGAGGCGAACGTGTAGACGATCGTCATAAACACCACCGCAATAATTAAAGAGAAGAGGACGAGCTGCAAAGGATCACTCGCATAGACATCTAATACAAGTAAATCCCCGATACTTACGATAAGTCCCTGTAATATTGCTACTGCTAAAAACAATAGTAATCTGCCGAAATAAATTTGTCTCTGTGTATAACCTTCACGATTATCTAATGGATGTAAATTCGTTGACAACAGATTAGATAGTAACAGCGCTCCGACCCACAAACTTAATGTCGTGTAAAAAGGGGCATTGGCTGATCCGTAATTTGGAATCGGAAAGATGTCTTCCTGCACTAATTCTACCGGACTTGCAAAAAAGTCACTTTCCGCTGCCAGATCATTTCGCAATAACTGAATCAGTTTATTTAATTGATCCTTATTTTCAATTTGATGCACTTTATCTGCGGCATCTGAGACACCTTCACTTAATTCTGGTAAATCAGCTTTACTAAAAGCAGCTAGATCATGAATAGCCGATTCAAATGCAGGGAGATTCTGCTCTAATAAATCCGCCACTTTTAAATAGTTTTCTTCTAGCTGCGGCAAGTCCTCTTCCACAAACGTTGCCAATGCGTTTACTTTTTCTTCTACTTTCGGCAAATCCTCTTCGATAAAATTACTAAAAGCATGAACGGACTGTACGAAGACAGGGAATGATTCCTGCACTTGACTATTTACTTCATCCCATGTTTGCTGCATCTCCGGTAGTTCCTGCATGCCGGAAATATCTGTTTCTAATTTAGCCAATATTCCGTCCGCATTCGTTAACATCTCTTGCAGTGTCTGATTTAATTCTGTTAATTGATCCATATTTAAATCAGAACCAGCGACACTGTCTTGGATGCCAGAGAAGCTGTTTTCAAGGCTCTCATTTCCTTTCTCATCAAGCCATGTTGCCAATGTATTGGTGTTAGACTGTGCTTCAGACAAGTTTTTCTCTATCTGTTCACGATTTATCGTTTTCGAATCAACGATATTTGTTAAATCCTGTTTGAGGACAGAAAAACTCTCAGCCGTTTCTTCCATCTCTCCAATAAACGTATTGATATTCTCATCCTCTGACAGGCTATATAAATTAGAATACATCTGAATATTACTTTGCAAATAGAGAATGTGTTCATTTAACTTGATTTGCAATTGATCCAACGCTGCCTCGTGATTCGTAATATCTGCTTCTTCCTCGATGCTCTCGATTTCCGCGCCAATATCTGCAAGTGTCTGGTTCATTCGCATAATTTGTGATTGGAAGGACTGAACAAAAGGCTCTGCACTCCATTCTGCTTGCGATAGAAAATCCTGAAAATCCTGCATGTATGCTTCAAGAGAGCTAGCCTGTTCTGCTATATCATTCAGCGTATCCTGGTTATTCTTAATCTGTTCACGCACTTGTTGAACGTGATCACCAGCATCAGTTAAAAATTGATCTACTTCAGAGAACTTAGCACCGATCTGATTAAATTCTTCCACAGCCTTTTCGATTGTAGGCAACGTTTCTTCTACTTTTAAGACGGAATCACTTAATTCATATATTTTTGGAAACTGATCCTGCAACGTTAAGATGATATCGGCACCTTCATGGATTTGCGGTAAATAGTCTTTTATGGATAAAAAATAATCGATTTTCTCATTTATATTATTCCAGTCCTGATCTACGTCTTCGATAAACTGGCCAACCTTCATGATCTCTGGCATATTTTCATCGAGATCAAACAAAGCATTTTCAATTTTTCGGATCGTTGGTAAATCCTCTTCTAATTGAATACCTAATTTATCGAACTCCTCGAATAACGTATGCGACGTCTCATTGACAAACTGATCATTGATCGTATTAACGATCGACGAGGCACCGGCTGAGGTCATTTTTGGCGCGATGGCATTTTTCTTATCGTTAACTTGATACTCTACACTTGCCTTCACAGGCTTCCCTTCGACGACTTTTGCCAACTTGGATGAGAAGTCTTCTTTAATAAAAACACCCGCATAATAATCACCATACTTGATGCCTTTTTCCGCTTCTTCTCTACTGGTAAATACCCAGCCCAAGCTATCATTATCTTTCAAATTTTCTTCAAGCTGCTCACCGATATTGATGGATTCACCCTCTACCTCCGCGCCAGCATCCTCATTCACGATTGCGATTTTGACATCTTCGGTATTGGAATACGGGTCCCAGGAAGCACTTAAATTAAACCATGCATATAAAGAAGGTAATATAGCTAAGCCTAATATAAGTAATCCAACTAACGGAACACGCTTGATGTTTCGTAAATCCTGTTTAAATATGTTCCAGCTATTTTTCAATGTTGTTCACCTCTAATGAATGTGTTTATGATGTTGGTGCCAACCCTTCGATAAAATACAGTTGAATCAAGTCAGCCACTTCGTCCTTAAGCAATGACTCATTCCCACGCAATTTCCAGTCATTCACTAAATTAATGTACATTTTGAACATCAGAAAGGCCGTTATTCTCGGCTCACACGGTCTAATTTCTCTTCGTTCGATTGCCGTTGCAATTCGCTCTTCGATAAATAAACAAATTTCTTCCTCTAATGCATCCAACGCTTCTGTTACAATCGGAGTTCCCAATTGGATGGCTTCCTGTGATAATTTAATTGTTAATTCATGTTGATCTTTGAATACGACTACATGGTGTAACACATTATTAAAATTATCGATAAAGGAATTCTCCGATCTAATCGCTTGATTCGCTACTTCACGCATTTCAATTGCTATGTTTTGAATAATAGCTTTTAATAATTCTTCTTTATTGGAGAAATAGTTATAAATCGTACCTTTACCAACCTTCGCTATTTTCGACACGAGCTCCATTGTGGTTGCTTTATATCCAAATTGTGAAAAAGACTCTGTTGCAGCTATCATGATTTGTTTTTTTCGATCCATTCTGCCATTCCACTCCAAACTGACTAAAATACTGTTTTGGTCATTTATACAATATATCACTTCGCACATGGTTCGTAAAGCCTTATTTTAACTTTGAATCTTTTCACTTATACTCAAATTTTGTTTTGAATAATGTTAAAAGGTGGTAATACACTAATAGAAGCATTTTAAAAGGAGTGTTAAGGAGTGTTAATGATGGAAAGTATCGTGCCAACCATGAAGCTTCATGATGGAATCGAATTACCGACGATTGGATTTGGAACAGCTAATATTAAAGGAAATCAGGGAGCAAATGTGATAGCAAACGCAATTTCTAATGGTTACCGATTAATTGATACTGCCTATAATTATGAGAATGAAGGCGCAGTTGGTGAAGCAATCCGAAGAGCAGATGTATCAAGAGAAAAATTACGAATTACTTCCAAATTGCCTGGCCGTTATCACCAATACGATGAGGCGATTAAAGCATTGCAAGAATCATTATTCCGTGCCAATCTTGATTATTTCGACCTCTATTTGATCCATTGGCCAAACCCGAAACAAGATCATTATTTAGAAGCATGGCAAGCATTAATTGACGCGCAAAAATGGGGATTGGTTCGATCAATTGGCGTCAGTAACTTTCTACCAGAACATTTGGAAAGACTGAAACGAGAAACTGGTGTTATGCCAACCGTCAATCAAGTTGAGCTTCATCCATTCTTCAACCAGGAAGAACAGCGTACTTTTCATGAAAAGCATCAGATCGTAACAGAATCCTGGAGCCCACTCTATCGCGCAGAGGAAATTATGGTCCATGACACAATACAGCAGATTGCTAAGAAATATCAGAAATCCGTGGGACAAGTAATCTTACGCTGGCATTACCAGCTCGGGAATGTAACGATTCCACGATCAACTTCACCTGAACATCAATTAAGCAATCTGTCTATTTTTGATTTTGCCTTGGATTATGAAGATATGGAAGCGATCGGTCAATTAACGCGGCCAGATGGCAGAATTAATGATCAGGATCCAGCCGTTTATGAGGAGTTTTAAAGTGAGAAGTTGGAGCTGAGAGGATTATACTCCTCTCAGCTTTTATTAAAGCTTGAAAGGAAGTTAAAGAATTGGGCAGAATGTATATTGCAATAGCGTCATTATTTTTGTTATTGAATATCCTTCCACTAACACTTGTTATACTGTTAGATTATCAAGATCCTACCTTTCGATTGTAACGTTGGGTGCAAATGGGAGGAGGATACTGATTATTCCGATTGGTTACAGCATTATCAGTTTATTTTTTTCGTTTTTCATAAAGAAAATCGATGTTACATTACTTTTTCTTATTGCTGTAAATACCTGTTAATGTTTCAAACATAATGAATTACCTCTTTTTTAATATTCCCCTGAACTAAGCAAAGTAATTTCTGAATTATACAGTCTGCAATGTTTAATCCTCACCTGCCAATCCAGCAGAATTGATAATAAATATATAAAATGGATAAACGATTAATCCTCCTATCAAAAACAGACCAGTGACAGGATTAGGAACGTCTCCTCCATTCGTCATCGGAAATAGAGAAGCAACTACGTATGTAAAAAGGACTAAATAAAGGAACCAGAGAACTAAAGACCAATAGTTAGCCTTTCTCCCATTCAACCACTTTTTGGTTAAGAAATAGAGTGCGATGGTCCCGCCAATCATTTCAACTGCAACAAGGATCCAGATAACCGTACTAATTGTGTCAATATCTAAATTTGTTAATCTATTGATTCTATACACATTTAACATTAATTCCATTGGTACAAAAAATATGAAAGCATATAGAATACTAACCACATTTAATTTTAAGAAATACTTCAATTCTAGTCCCCCATGATGATTATTGGATTGATTTTGTCTCCGTTCTCTTAGATAACATCCCTTTACATAAAAACGAACCAATTAAGCTAACGACAGAATATAAGATGATCCAAATCAAAATGCTGTTATTATAGAAAAGAAACAAAGCAAGAATACTCGTTATGAATACCACCGATGGCCCAATCCATGATTTTCGCAGTAACGCATAACTGACAAGATCGATTAAAAATGCAGTGATGGGAAATATGATTACAACAGCTTGAAATTCATTGAGTTCTAAGAGTCGTGCTAAACCATAGACACTGAATGACATTCAAATAAACAGAAGCGTAAGCAGTGTTGTATTTCCATTCTTCATTTTGGTCATCCTTTCTGTTATTTTTCTATTTTCACAACTACAATGGTTTCTGTTTTAGATTAATCTTTACAGAGTTCTAACCATTCCATTCTCTCCCGAATTCATTTCACTAATTTTCAACTCGTTCCGTCTCCTTAATATTTATTTCATCTGATGTTTCAATTTTATCAATCGCTACAAATAAAAAACCTGAAATAATGCCACCTAGTAATTTGAAAGAAACCAGTTCACTCATTCCCAAAGCTAATATGCAAAGAATCAGAGGCGCAAAACTAATAATTAATTTCTCAATAAGAAACCCTTCTGTAAATATTTTAATACCTAGCAAAAAACCTATTGTTAAACCAATAATTAATAAGTATTCTTTGCTATCTCCATCACCAAACAACTTTGAAATTAAGTATGTTACTGCAATACCCGCTACATAATTCAGCCATCTCCTACGCATATCTCTTAGTTCCTTTCCAATCATTTTTCTATTTTATTCCACTTCTATCTATTAACTCCACCGTATCCTTTTGAGGATCGTATGTATACTTCCAGAAATATTCTTTCTCATCCTGATTGTTCTTCACCAATTTTGTTAAAGTAATCGTGTAATACGCTGTACCTGCTTCTTTCCATGCTCCGTTACTTTCAATGCTCTCATCCGACATAACGTTGATGACGGTAGAATAGGTCGTCTTACCTTCTGGTTCTTTTTTGGTAACTGACTCTCCTGCTTTGATTTTAGGAAATTCAGGATGTTTTGTTAATGCTGCTTCGATCATTTCGGCATCATAATTATGAAGGGAACTACTTGTAGCGGAAAGCGATTCTGATTCATTTTGTGGAGAGTTGCAGCCAACTAACATAATAAACAGGAGCAAAAATCCAATAGAAGCCAGCGATTGATATTTCATAACTTCAGCCCTCCACTCGATGTATAAACACCCCTATTTTAACATAAATATCCATACGTAACGATAACGATAATAATTTAGTTTCTAAATATATAAAACTATCTATAACCCAAATTATCTCAACTAGCTTAGAGGTAGTTTTGAAATGCTGTTAGTGGTATGATGCCGCTCCGGCCAACCACTTCGCGTCCTGCGGGGTACGGCTGAAGCTAGGCTACTACACGAATTACTTCTTTGCTGCCCTGCACCGAGGAAGCTTACTTCGAAGCGATACTAGTAGACACCGGTGCAGACTTTGTGGTTCTGCAGCACCTGCACAATCCCGCGGGGGTCTATGTGGTTGGCCTGCGCTAGGAGAGGTACTCTACAACTTTTATAAGAGCTAGCATATTGAGCGCATCCACAAATAACAGCATTTGATTGATTACATAAAGCCTATAACCAGTGCTTTTAGCTGTTTCATATGTTGTAGCACTTCCCTTAAGCGTAGGAAATATGCGGAGACTCCAGCGGGATCAGTCGTGTCCAAAAATCCCGCAGGAAAGTGGTTTTCTTTCCAAGGAAGTTGAGGCCCACCCCACACGACGCGGAGCATATTCCGGAGCTTTGCTTCGCGTATAAAAATTATCAAAATTACCAAATGATAATACAGGTCCACTTTACGTAATCCGTATTATAAGAAAACCATACATATCTTGAGAATGATTACTTCTAACCATAATTTTATAACATACAAAAACGCCATTAACCCATCGATTAATGACGTTTTTAATATTGTAAAGCTTATTCAAATGTAATCACTACTCCACTCTTCGGAAGAGATGGAATGTCATTCATGCTGTAAGCAAAATTCTGCTTTGGAAATGAATAAGAAACCTCATTCACAAAAAATTCGGCTGTTTCCTTCAATATATCAATCGTCATCCATTCACCCGCACAGCGGTGACCGATATCAAATTCCCCTCCACCTTGCGGAATAAAATCAAACGGATTTCTTTTCCAATCAACAAAACGCTCTGGTTCAAATCGATCCGGGTTCTCCCAAATATCAGGATCATGATTGGTACCATATAAATCGATAAGTGTTAACGTACCCTCTTTGAATTCGTATCCTTTCCAAGAAAAATCCTGTTTGACACGTGCTGCTGCAAATGGGAAAAATGGATAATACCTGCGAACCTCTTGGATAAAGCTTCTAGCATCTCCATTTTGAATATGTGCGACCTTTTCGGGGAAATCATGGATCGACAGCATTAAAAAATCAATGTATACCGCAATTGCAACAATTGGGCGCAACACATTTAACAACTCCACGGCAACAATGTTCTTATCTAAGCATTCCCCATTATGATCTTTGTGCATCGAAAACTGGTATAAAGCTCGATCCTGATCTGCTGCTAATTCATGGTTTCTCACCTTCTCCACCATATCTTCCAGCCAGCCTTGTGCTTTGATTCGGGAATATCTAGCCTTCCAATGCTTTGGACCAACATTTGCCGCATGTTCAAACATATCACTTAATTCGTCTACCCATTGTTCCGCATCAGCTGAGGCTAGCGAAACACCAGTCCACTTCAATGCAGCTCTTGTCAGTACATTTTTTGCTGCATCATAGACTTCCATTTTTTCTTGATTTGCATCCACTTCTGCACGCCATTCTTCACGAACTAACAACTGCATTTCTGTTAATTTTTCTTTTGTCATTAATGACATGAACAGAGACTTACGATGGTGGTGGGCTTGTCCATCTAGTCCCTGTACACCACCCTGACCGAATAAAGTTTTTTGAATACGACCGGGTGCTGCATTTTTCCGTGAAAACCTTTCGTTGTCATAAAACAATTCCGCTTCTTCTTTACCAACCATACAGATCACTTTTTCCGCCAAAAATCTAGTTTCAAAAATACGATGATCAAACTTCTCAGCATGATTCATGATATAATGATAACCTTCTTTTAACACTTCTAACGTATGATCAAGCCCATTCTCTTTAGGCATGGCCATAATAAAACCTCCCACAAATGAATTCTTGTTACTAGCATTCCCTTCATTCGGTGATACAAACAAAAAAACTGACACACAGGGTTTGCGTCAGTTTTTCGTTTTTACTCCGATATCTTTATTTTTCCGATCTTTTACTTCTACCATTTTCTGATAAAAGGCAGATTCTAAATCAATGTCAAAATAATTAGCATATTTGACAATATAGGCCATACAATCTGCCAGCTCTTTGCCGACATCTTCTCTCACACTCTGTTTTGCCTCTGCAAATG includes the following:
- a CDS encoding YhgE/Pip domain-containing protein; its protein translation is MKNSWNIFKQDLRNIKRVPLVGLLILGLAILPSLYAWFNLSASWDPYSNTEDVKIAIVNEDAGAEVEGESINIGEQLEENLKDNDSLGWVFTSREEAEKGIKYGDYYAGVFIKEDFSSKLAKVVEGKPVKASVEYQVNDKKNAIAPKMTSAGASSIVNTINDQFVNETSHTLFEEFDKLGIQLEEDLPTIRKIENALFDLDENMPEIMKVGQFIEDVDQDWNNINEKIDYFLSIKDYLPQIHEGADIILTLQDQFPKIYELSDSVLKVEETLPTIEKAVEEFNQIGAKFSEVDQFLTDAGDHVQQVREQIKNNQDTLNDIAEQASSLEAYMQDFQDFLSQAEWSAEPFVQSFQSQIMRMNQTLADIGAEIESIEEEADITNHEAALDQLQIKLNEHILYLQSNIQMYSNLYSLSEDENINTFIGEMEETAESFSVLKQDLTNIVDSKTINREQIEKNLSEAQSNTNTLATWLDEKGNESLENSFSGIQDSVAGSDLNMDQLTELNQTLQEMLTNADGILAKLETDISGMQELPEMQQTWDEVNSQVQESFPVFVQSVHAFSNFIEEDLPKVEEKVNALATFVEEDLPQLEENYLKVADLLEQNLPAFESAIHDLAAFSKADLPELSEGVSDAADKVHQIENKDQLNKLIQLLRNDLAAESDFFASPVELVQEDIFPIPNYGSANAPFYTTLSLWVGALLLSNLLSTNLHPLDNREGYTQRQIYFGRLLLFLAVAILQGLIVSIGDLLVLDVYASDPLQLVLFSLIIAVVFMTIVYTFASILGNIGKALMIVLLVLQLSSGGGTFPIEVAPPFFQALHPFMPFTYGIDLLREAVGGIIPEVAWTNILMLLVFLIIALVIGVLLKPLLAKRIEHTARKSKDSRLVE
- a CDS encoding TetR/AcrR family transcriptional regulator; this encodes MDRKKQIMIAATESFSQFGYKATTMELVSKIAKVGKGTIYNYFSNKEELLKAIIQNIAIEMREVANQAIRSENSFIDNFNNVLHHVVVFKDQHELTIKLSQEAIQLGTPIVTEALDALEEEICLFIEERIATAIERREIRPCEPRITAFLMFKMYINLVNDWKLRGNESLLKDEVADLIQLYFIEGLAPTS
- a CDS encoding aldo/keto reductase gives rise to the protein MESIVPTMKLHDGIELPTIGFGTANIKGNQGANVIANAISNGYRLIDTAYNYENEGAVGEAIRRADVSREKLRITSKLPGRYHQYDEAIKALQESLFRANLDYFDLYLIHWPNPKQDHYLEAWQALIDAQKWGLVRSIGVSNFLPEHLERLKRETGVMPTVNQVELHPFFNQEEQRTFHEKHQIVTESWSPLYRAEEIMVHDTIQQIAKKYQKSVGQVILRWHYQLGNVTIPRSTSPEHQLSNLSIFDFALDYEDMEAIGQLTRPDGRINDQDPAVYEEF
- a CDS encoding DUF2651 family protein; protein product: MSFSVYGLARLLELNEFQAVVIIFPITAFLIDLVSYALLRKSWIGPSVVFITSILALFLFYNNSILIWIILYSVVSLIGSFLCKGMLSKRTETKSIQ
- a CDS encoding cytochrome P450; this translates as MAMPKENGLDHTLEVLKEGYHYIMNHAEKFDHRIFETRFLAEKVICMVGKEEAELFYDNERFSRKNAAPGRIQKTLFGQGGVQGLDGQAHHHRKSLFMSLMTKEKLTEMQLLVREEWRAEVDANQEKMEVYDAAKNVLTRAALKWTGVSLASADAEQWVDELSDMFEHAANVGPKHWKARYSRIKAQGWLEDMVEKVRNHELAADQDRALYQFSMHKDHNGECLDKNIVAVELLNVLRPIVAIAVYIDFLMLSIHDFPEKVAHIQNGDARSFIQEVRRYYPFFPFAAARVKQDFSWKGYEFKEGTLTLIDLYGTNHDPDIWENPDRFEPERFVDWKRNPFDFIPQGGGEFDIGHRCAGEWMTIDILKETAEFFVNEVSYSFPKQNFAYSMNDIPSLPKSGVVITFE